The Bos indicus x Bos taurus breed Angus x Brahman F1 hybrid chromosome 3, Bos_hybrid_MaternalHap_v2.0, whole genome shotgun sequence genome includes a window with the following:
- the WDR47 gene encoding WD repeat-containing protein 47 isoform X9 codes for MSAEDEPQHVRFLFLKLEFTMQEAVQCLHALEEYCPSKDDYSKLCLLLTLPRLTNHAEFKDWNPSTARVHCFEEACIMVAEFIPADRKLSEAGFKASNNRLFQLVMKGLLYECCVEFCQSKATGEEITESEVLLGIDLLCGNGCDDLDLSLLSWLQNLPSSVFSCAFEQKMLNIHVDKLLKPTKAAYADLLTPLISKLSPYPSSPMRRPQSADAYMTRSLNPALDGLTCGLTSHDKRISDLGNKTSPMSHSFANFHYPGVQNLSRSLMLENTECHSIYEESPERDTPVEAQRPISSEILGQSSVSEKEPANGAQNPGPAKQEKNELRDSTEQFQEYYRQRLRYQQHLEQKEQQRQIYQQMLLEGGVNQEDGPDQQQNLTEQFLNRSIQKLGELNIGMDSLGNEVPALNQQCNGNKGNGSNNSSVTSFSTPPHDSSQRLTHDASSIHASTPRIPGSVNHMPFLEESPCGNQISSELSVIKPPLGDSSGNLSRSREEEDDKSKKQFVCINTLEDTQAVRAVAFHPGGGLYAVGSNSKTLRVCAYPEVIDPSFLSSAHDIPKQPVVRFKRNKHHKGSIYCVAWSPCGQLLATGSNDKYVKVLPFNAETCNATVSGPDLEFSMHDGTIRDLAFMEGPESGGAILISAGAGDCNIYTTDCQRGQGLHALSGHTGHILALYTWSGWMIASGSQDKTVRFWDLRVPSCVRVVGTTFHGTGSAVASVAVDPSGRLLATGQEDSSCMLYDIRGGRMVQSYHPHSSDVRSVRFSPGAHYLLTGSYDMKIKVTDLQGDLTKQLPIMVVGEHKDKVIQCRWHTQDLSFLSSSADRTVTLWTYNG; via the exons ATGTCAGCAGAAGATGAGCCCCAGCATGTAAGATTTTTATTCCTGAAG ctGGAATTTACCATGCAAGAAGCTGTGCAATGTTTACATGCCCTGGAAGAGTACTGTCCTTCTAAAGATGACTACAGCAAGCTCTGTTTGCTTTTGACTTTGCCTCGTTTGACCAATCATGCTGAATTTAAGGACTGGAATCCCAGCACTGCACGAGTTCACTGCTTTGAAGAGGCTTGTATCATGGTTGCAGAATTCATCCCTGCTGATAGGAAGCTAAGTGAGGCTGGTTTTAAAGCAAGTAACAATCGTTTATTTCAGCTTGTAATGAAGGGCCTACTTTATGAATGCTGTGTAGAATTTTGTCAAAGTAAAGCAACAGGAGAAGAAATTACAGAAAGTGAAGTACTACTTGGAATTGACCTCTTATGTGGTAATGGGTGTGATGATTTGGATCTGAGTTTATTGTCATGGCTCCAGAATCTCCCATCTTCGGTCTTCTCTTGTGCTTTTGAACAGAAAATGCTTAATATTCATGTTGACAAACTTCTAAAACCCACAAAAGCTGCATATGCTGATCTTTTGACACCTCTTATCAGCAAACtttctccctatccatcatcTCCAATGAGAAGGCCTCAATCAGCTGATGCCTATATGACCCGCTCTCTGAATCCTGCTTTAGATGGCCTCACTTGTGGACTGACCAGTCACGATAAGAGAATCTCAGACCTTGGGAACAAAACTTCTCCAATGTCACACTCCTTTGCTAACTTCCATTATCCAGGAGTACAAAACCTCAGCAGAAGTCTCATGCTTGAGAATACAGAATGTCACAGTATTTATGAAGAATCCCCTGAACG TGATACACCTGTTGAGGCACAGAGACCTATCAGCAGTGAAATCCTGGGCCAGAGTTCAGTTTCAGAAAAGGAGCCTGCAAATGGAGCACAGAATCCAGGACCAgctaagcaagaaaaaaatgag cttCGAGATTCAACAGAACAGTTTCAAGAATATTATAGGCAAAGATTGCGCTATCAACAGCACTTAGAACAGAAGGAGCAACAGCGACAGATATACCAGCAGATGCTGCTTGAAGGAGGTGTGAATCAGGAGGATGGTCCTGATCAGCAGCAGAATCTTACTGAACAATTCCTTAATAG gtcCATTCAAAAGCTCGGGGAATTAAATATTGGAATGGATAGCCTTGGTAATGAGGTACCAGCGCTCAACCAGCAATGTAATGGGAACAAAGGCAATGGATCTAATAATTCTTCTGTAACTAGTTTTTCTACACCACCCCACGACTCTAGTCAGAGATTAACCCATGATGCTTCAAGTATTCATGCAAGTACTCCTCGTATTCCTGGATCAGTAAATCATATGCCTTTTCTTGAGGAATCACCTTGTGGAAATCAAAT TTCATCAGAACTTTCGGTCATTAAGCCACCTCTTGGAGATTCTTCAGGGAATCTATCAAGATCAAGAGAGGAAGAG GATGACAAATCAAAGAAGCAGTTTGTTTGTATTAATACCCTAGAAGACACACAAGCTGTTAGAGCAGTGGCTTTTCATCCAGGTGGTGGTCTATATGCTGTCGGTTCAAATTCAAAAACTCTGAGAGTATGTGCCTATCCAGAAGTGATTGATCCAAG ttttctttcCAGTGCACATGACATACCTAAGCAGCCAGTGGTACGttttaaaaggaataaacatCACAAAGGATCCATTTACTGTGTGGCCTGGAGTCCCTGTGGGCAGTTACTTGCGACAGGGTCAAATGACAAATACGTCAAAGTGCTGCCCTTCAATGCAGAGACTTGTAATGCAACAG TTTCAGGACCGGATCTGGAATTTAGTATGCATGATGGGACAATTAGAGACTTGGCATTTATGGAAGGCCCAGAAAGTGGTGGAGCTATTTTGATAAGTGCTGGAGCAGGGGATTGTAACATTTATACAACTGACTGTCAGAGAGGACAGGGCCTCCATGCTCTGAGTGGACATACTG GGCATATTTTAGCACTTTATACTTGGAGTGGCTGGATGATTGCATCTGGTTCCCAAGATAAGACTGTTAGATTCTGGGATCTTCGAGTACCAAGCTGTGTTCGTGTTGTTGGCACAACATTCCATGGAACTG GCAGTGCAGTGGCATCTGTAGCTGTAGATCCTAGTGGCCGTCTTTTAGCCACAGGACAAGAAGATTCCAGCTGCATGTTATATGACATAAGAGGAGGAAGAATGGTGCAAAGTTACCACCCTCATTCCAGTGATGTTCGCTCTGTCCGATTCTCTCCTGGAGCTCACTACTTGCTAACAGGATCCTATGACATGAAAATAAAGGTGACAGACCTACAAG GAGACCTCACCAAACAGCTTCCTATAATGGTGGTGGGGGAACACAaagacaaagtgattcagtgcaGATGGCACACCCAGGATCTTTCCTTCCTGTCATCCTCTGCGGACAGAACTGTAACCCTCTGGACTTACAATGGATAG